The nucleotide window TGGCCAGGCAAGGGCTCGAGCTATTCGGACTGGGGCTGCGTCCGAAGACCTGCGCCCAGGCGGCCTGGCAGCTGGCGCGCGAGCGCACCAAGCCCCATTCGAAATGGAAGCGCGTCAGCCTGCAGCCACTGGTCAATTTCGACTTCTTTTCTCAGCTCTACCGGCGCTACCGGCCCGAGTTTGCCACGTGGCACACGAATCACGCTGCGCACTACATGCACCATTACTGGCGCGCGTGGGACGACTCGCAGTTCCTGACGAAGAGCTCTCCTGAAGAAAAGGAACGGTACGGTGAAGCCGTCGAATACGGCTACCGCGTGTGCGACGAGCTTCTCGGCCGCTTCCTCGAGCTCATCGACGACGATACGGTGATGGTTCTGGCTTCGAGCATGGGACAAAAGCCCTTCGTGACCGAGCGCTACAAATCCGGAAAAGTCGTGGTCAGGCTCAAGCATACGGAGACCTTTTTGCGCCGCATCGGCGCCGAAGGGGTGACCGAGATCGTGCCCACCATGATTCCGCAAGTGAACGTTCGTGTGCCGGATCCCGAACGCCGTGAGCGCTGCAAGATGCTCGTCACCCAGGTGGAGCGCATCGTGGGGGGAAAGGTCGAGCCTGCCATCAATTTCGCGGAAGCCGCCGACATCCTCACGCTCACGCCGCGGGGATTGACCGAGGTGCCCGACCAGGTCACCGTGCGGCTGCCCACGCCCGAAGGGCATGTCCAGGAAGTACCCCTCGAGGAGGTTTTTGCCTGTGATACCCCCACGCCCAAGCAGGGCATGCATGACCCGCGCGGCCTTCTCGTTTTTTTTGGCCGGGGCATCAAGCCTGGTCTTCATCTTCCGGACACCACCAACCTCGACATCGCGCCCACCTTGCTCGAACTGATGGGTGTTCCCGTGCCTCAGATCATGACGGGGCGGGTGCTGAGGGAAGCCTGGGAGAGCCGGGCGGCTGCGACCGCCGCCGCCTGAGTCCCGCGCTGACCGGCGTACGGGACACTAAACGACGCGCACGTCGACTTGGTGTCCCAAGGCCCGGAGCTGGCTCCTGATTTCGGCTTCGTAGACGGGGTTCATGACCAGGACCGTGTCCAGACTACCGGCTGCGTGCGCGGTGGGTGACGTCACGACATGCCCGGTCCCTGGAACGTGCCGGCCGTGCTTGTTGGGATTGAGGTCGATGATGGCGGCAAGCTGCCGTGCCTCCGGAATCACGTTGATGAACGTAACTCCCTTCGAGCCCGTGCCCCACAATGCCACGCGCTTGCCCTCAGAGTGCCATGCGGCCAGTGCCGAACGCCAGGCGGCGATCTTGGCAGCATGGTGCCTGGCGAATCCGTCCACCAAGCCTGACAGGGCAGCAAGTTCAGGCCCCGGGAGGGTAGCCACCAGATCCGGACCTTCGGCCCGGGCCTCCACGCACAGGAACTGATCCCCGTACGCGGTGTAGAGGCGCGCGAGCGAAAACCCACAGCGGCGGAAGAGCCGCGCGAGTGAGTGGGGAGAGAAGTACGAGCAGTGCTCGTAGATCAGGTCCCAAATCCCAAGGTCTTCGAGCGTGAAGAGCACATTGGGCACCTCGAAATACACCGCAGATCCGGAGCGCAGTCCTGCCGCCTCGCGTACCCAGTTGGTGAAGGGCAAGGGCTCGTCGATGTGTTCGAGCACGTGTCGACACACGATGAGGTCGGCCAGCCTGTCCCGGTGAGCGCGTGAGTAGTGGTCGCGGATGACCTCGAGCCCCTCCGGGGCGGGACCAAGCCGCGCGGGATCGAAGCTGGCGTCGAAGCCAAGACCTCGGTTGCCCCCGGCCCGGCAGAGCAGCGCCAGGAACTCTCCTTTCCCACAGCCAATCTCGATCACGTCTTTTTCGTGAACGTCGTAGGTCTCGACCAGCCGGTGAGCGAGCGCCTCGGCATAACTTTGGAAGTGCGGCGAGAAGTGCAGAGAGTTTTCGTAGTGGGGGCTGTAGGCGACCCGCCGCGGGTCGAAGGCCGTATTGTAGACGTGACCGCATCCCGCACAGAATCCGAGCACGATGTCGCCCCGGGGCGCGGCCTTGGCCTTTGCTTCGCTGTCCCACAGCACGTTGCAGAACACCGGGACGTCCGGCATCTCGCAGAAGACCCGCAGAGGCCCTGCTTCGCAGGCGGGACAGATGACAGGGGCGGTGAGCTTCACGGGCTGCCCCCCCCTACGCAGGTACGATCTGTGGCGAAAGGCCCATGTCCGAAAGCGAGGCTGCGATCTCTTCGCAGTAGATCGGATTCATCACGAGCACGACGTCAGGCTTGTATTCGGCCATCTTCGCGGGAGGCACGATCTCGTGCCCGGTTCCTGGCATAAACTTTCCCTGGCGAAAAGGGTTGATGTCCACGACGTAGCCGATCTCGTCGCCCAGCCCCAAGGTGGTCAAAAAGGAAACGCCCTTCGAACTCGAACCCCAGATCACGACGCGTTTGCCTTCCTTGGCATAGCCGCCGATCTGTCGTTTCCAACGGGCCAGGGTGTCCCGGGCGATGGTCTTGAAGCGATCGACCGTCGCCGCAAGCTGCTTCAAATCGTCCTCGCCGGGAAACAGCTGCGGTGCCGCCTCAGGCGTCGCGATCGGACGGGCCTCGATGACCAGGTACTGATCCTCGAAGTCCTTTTGCAGGTTCAGGACCTTGAACCCACACGCCCGGAACAGGCGCCCCAGGGATCCCAGGCTGAAATACGAGCAATGTTCGTAATAGATATCCCAAAAGGCCACTTCGCTGAGCACGCGCTCCACGTCGGGAATCTCGAAGAACACGATGGTGTCCGGGTGCTTGTCGATGGCCCGGCGCACGATGTTCACGAACGCCTTGACCGGTTGGATGTGCTCCAGCGTGTGCCGGCACGCCATGAACTCTCCGGTCAGCTCCCCGTAGGCCTCGGAGTAGAAGTCCTGGATGAAGCGGATGCGTTCCCAGGCCTCGCTATGTTGTTGCCGTTCGGGAATGATGCCCGGATCGATGCCGATGCCGCTGTTGTGCCCGAGGGCACAAATCAGCTCGAGAAAGTCTCCCTTGCCGCACCCGATCTCCACCACCTTCTTGTTGCGGACGTCGTAGGTCTCTATGAGGCGCAGGGTGAGCGCTCTCAAGAAGGCGTTGAAGCGGGGCGAGAACCCCTGGGACTCCTCGCACTTTGTCGAGTACTCGTGGACCGAAGCGTCGAAGACAACGTTCTGCACGAAGCCGCACGTCCGACAAAAGCCCAGCTTCAGGCTGCCTTGAGGGTAGCGCTGCGCTTCCTCGCGAGAGTCCATCAGCAAGGTGCTGTGGACCGGGACGTCATCGACTTCGAAGAAGATCTCGGGCTCGGGCTCACCGCAGGCCTGACAGAAAAAGGGTGCCTGGCTTTGCGAGTTCATACGATCACCGGGGAGGGGATGGGAACGATGAACTTGCCGCCCCGAGCACGATACTCCGCTTGTTGCCCAAGAATTTCGTCCTTGAAGTTCCAGGGGAGAATCAGTGTGTAGTCGGGCTGTTCCTGGAGCAGCGTTTCGACGGGCTTGATCGGAACGTGCACACCCGGCATGTAGCGGCCGTGCTTGTGAACGTTGCGATCCACCACGAACGCGATCAGGTCCGTTCCAAGCCCCACATAGTTGAGGAGAATGGTGCCCTTGGCGGCGGCGCCGTAGGCTGCCAGCCGTTTGCCTTCGCCCTTGAGGCGCTTGACCAGGGTCAGCAGGGTCTCCTTCACTTCACGCACGCGGCCTGCAAAGTCCGCGAAGTGACTGGGCCGGTCGAGTCCTTCATGCTGTTCACGGGTCAAAAAGGCCTCTACGGAGGGCCCCGGGCTCTCCTGTTTGCCCACGTAGACGCGAAGACTACCACCGTGAATGTCGACGTGTTTCACCTCGTTGAGGTAAAGCCCGTGACGCCTGAACAGCGGGATGAGTGCGGTGACCGAGAAGTAACAGAGGTGTTCATGGTAGATCGTGTCGAATTCGCACTTCTGGACCAGGTCGCGCAGGTAGGGGAACTCGAGCACGCCCACGCCGTCGTCCTTGAGGATGTGTGCGAGGCCCGCCACGAAGCCGTTCGTGTCAGCCACGTGCGCCAGAACGTTGTTGGCATGAACCACGTCAGCAACCCGTCCTTGCGCGCGCAGCGACTTGCCGAGCGCCTCTCCGAAGAAGTCGCAGAGCGTCGGAATGCCGCGTTCGTTGGCCGTCTTCGCCTGACCTTCCGCCGGATCGATCCCCTGCACGGGGATTCCCCGCTTTTGGTAGAACTGCAAGAGATAGCCGTCGTTCGAGGCCAGCTCGATGACGAGGCTCTGCGGGCCGAGCGCCCGCGAAGCGATGAGAGCCTCCACGTTCTTGCGGGAATGCGCGAGCAGGGCATCCGAGAACGACGAGTAGTAAACGTAGTCCTTCGAGAAGAGCTCTTCAGGAGGCACCGTCTGCGTGATCTGTACGAGCGCACAGTCGTGGCAGATTGCCGTGTCGAGGGGATATTTGTTTTCCGGCTGATCCAGCTGGTCAGGCCGCCGGAGCGCATCTGAGGGGGGCATCAGGCCCAGGTCCAGGAAAACACCTACACGCTCTGAACCACACGAGCGGCAGCGAAAGCCTTCCGGAGGCTTCGTGAACCGCGCAAATGCCGCGTCCTCCGTGGCCGAGGCGTGAAGACCGCTGGGCTGCATCGTCATGAGAGGTCCCCCTTGAAGCGCAAGTCGGCGTCGAGCTTTCCGGCATCCTGAAGCTCTTTGACCCGCTTGATGCGCAGAAATCGAGACGTAAAGAAGGTCTCTTCGGTGATGCCATGCGCTCGGTAGGCCTCGAGGCACTCTTCGACGCCCTTGCGCACGGTCCACACGGGGTTGAATCCGGGGAGAACGCGGCGAATTTTGTCGCAGTTGACGCGGTAGTTCCTCTTGTCGGGACTGGCGTCGGCGGCGTAGGTGACTTTGCTGTTCGGGACGACCTCTTGCACGATGTCGCCCACGTCACGGATGCGATAGTTCTCCTCCGTGCGCCCGACGTTGAAGGCTTCGTTGTGGATCTTCTCGCGAGGCGCTTCGAGGACGGCCAGAAACGCCCGGCTGATGTCCTCGATGTGGACGAGCGGACGCCAGGGCGTTCCGTCACTCTTGAGGAACACTTTGCCGGTCGTATACGCATAGGCGGTGAGGTTGTTGACGACCAGATCCCCCCGAAGCTTCGCCGAGATGCCGTAAGCCGTGGCGTTGCGAAGGAAGGTGGGGGAGAAGCGCTCGTCCGCCAGCTTGGCCACGTCCACTTCGACCTTGACCTTCGACTCGCCGTAGGGGGTTACGGGGTTGAAGGCCGCCTGCTCGTCCAGCATGTGGTCGCCCGCGGCCCCGTAGTTGCTACACGAGGACGAAAAGATGTACCGAGGTACACCGGCCTCCTTGGACAGGGCGGCGAGGCGAACCGACGCGCGGTGGTTGATGTCGTAGGTGCACGCGGGATTCAGGTCTCCGAGGGGATCGTTCGAGATTCCGGCAAGATGCATCACACAGTCGAAGCCCACCAGCTTTTCGAGGGGCACGTCCCTGACGTCCATTTTCAAGGCCGGTACGTCCGGGGGAGGCGTGTCCAAGAGGCAGTCCTCGAAAAGGTAGTTGTCGAGGCCCACGACCTCATGCCCCGCCTTCTCCAGCATTGGCACGAGCGTGGTGCCGATGTACCCACGGTGTCCGGTAACCAGTACTTTCACGTCTTCATCTCCATCTCGTGCGAGGGTGCGTGGCAAGCCTCACTCTTGCCAGGTCTTCCAGGGCGCGCGGCCTTCGTTCCACAGCGTCTCGAGCAGATGCTTTTCTCTCAGAGTGTCCATGCACTGCCAGAAGCCGTCGTGCTGGTACGCCATGAGCTGTCCGTCGGCGGCCAGCCGCTCCATCGGCTGACGCTCGAACATCACGTCGTCGCCAGAGATGTACTCCATGACGCCCGGTTCGAGCACGAAGAACGCTCCGTTGATCCAGCCTTCACCGAGCTGGGGCTTTTCCGTGAACTCGACCACCCGACCTCCTTCCATGACCATGTGCCCGTACCGCGCGGGCGGTCTCACCACCGTGACGGTGGCGAGTTTACCGTGTTTGCGGTGATAGGCGAGCAGGGCCTCCAAGTTTACATCCGAAACCCCATCTCCCCACGTCAGCATGAAGGTCTCGTTGCCGATGAGGGAGGCCAGCCGCTTGATGCGTCCCCCTGTGAGCGTCGGCAAGCCCGTGTCGATGAGATGAACCTTCCAGTCGTGCTGGCAGCGCCCGTGCGTCGTCACCTCGCCCGAGCTCAGGTTCACGGTGAGGTTCGTGCTGAGCGTGGCGTACTCTGTCATGAAGCGCTTGATGTACTCGCCCTTGTATCCGAGGGCCACGAGGAACTCCTTGTGACCGTAGCGGGCGTAGTGGTTCATGATGTGCATCAAGATCGGAATGCCCCCAATCTCGACCATCGGTTTGGGCTTCACCACCGTTTCCTCAGAAAGGCGGCTTCCGAGTCCTCCCGCTAAGATGGCAACCTTCATCGCTCCCCCCTATCTAACCCTGCAGTTTCCGACGATAAGAACAGGTAACTAGTTAACAATGTCTTTGCGCGTCGTCAAGCCAACGCTTCGCAAGCACGCCGAGCGTCTCGCGGTGAAAATCGCGCGAAATCTGCCGGGGCGCCCCGCGCTGCGGAGCCTTCTGCTCGCACGCTGGCAGCGGCGCCTGGTTCCCTTCGATCTTCACGAGTTGGCGCAGACCACGTTGGTGGTTGCGCCTCACCCCGACGACGAGACTCTGGGGTGTGGTGGCACGATTGCCCTCAAACGCCGACACGGAGCTCGGGTGGTCGTGGTGGTCCTGACGGACGGCGCCCGCTCTCACACCCGCACCACACCCGCGGCCGAAATGAAACGACGCCGAGGCCACGAATGTGAGGATGCCACCTCGACGCTGGGGGTGCCCGCCCGGGATGTGATCCAGCTCGATTTTCCCGACGGTGCGCTCTGGTCTCACCGCGCCGAAGCGTCTCGGCGCTTGGGCGCCGTGATTGCGGATCTCGCGCCGACCCAGATCTTCCTACCCCACGCCGACGAGCCGCCCGTCGATCACAGGGCGGCTCATGACGTGGGCCTTGCCGCCTTGACCTCTGCGCAGTTGGCGAGGTCCCCGGCCGTGTTTGCCTACCCCGTTTGGCTTTGGTGGCAATGGCCGTGGGTCTCCCTTAGCGCCGACGAAGCCACGGGACACGAGATCTTGCTGGCTTCGTGGCGCTCCCGGTTGGGCACCACGTGGCTGCGCACCTTCGACCGAGCGGTCCTCACGGACGAGGTCCTCGAGGTCAAGCGGGCTGCCCTCGGCGCCTACGTGTCTCAAATGACCCAGCCCGCGGGCGCACACGATTGGCCCACGCTGGGTGCCGTGTCCGACGGCACGTTCTTGCAGTGCTTTTTCGAGCGCTGCGAGCCTTTCGCCACGTTGTCCCCGGGCGCCTCGGGAAAGCCATGGGGTGCCCTGGCCGCGTCGGCCTCGATCGTCCTGTAGACTTCGGCGCTCATGACCATCGTCGGCAAGACACGCCTGACGGCAACCGTTGGGATTTGGGGACTGTGGGTGGCCACCGGCGAGGCGAACGCCGTCACCCTTGGCGCCGAAGCCGCGGCCACCGTGGGTGCCACGGACAACGCCAACGCTTCGCTTTCGGGAGAAGCCAAGGCCGATGCGTTCATCTCGGGCCGCGTGGGGGGGCGGGCGTTGTGGGTCTTGCCAAGCGGCTCCCACGCACTCACCGCCTCGGCAGACGTCAGCACGTTTTTGCGGGGCACGCGCGGCACCTTCACGCAAGAGCAGGTGGGGTGGACCACGAAGATCGAGCCCACCGGCCGAAGCACGTTGGCTCTCTCGGCGGGGTTGCTTCACGGCCGTTTGGGGTTTCTCGACGCCGCCCCGTCGGTCAACGCCGCGCAGCCCGATTCGCAGGCGCGCCCCGCGGGCGCGATCAGCTACGGGGCCCTGCTGCTGCGCGAGGAATTTGCGTGGGCGCCCACGCCGAAGTGGCGGAGTTCTCAGGCGTTGTCCGCGGCCGGCTTCACCCCGCTCGAGGAGAACGCGGGCCGTCCGCACAGCTGGGCCGTCGACAACGAACTCGGGTTGTTTCGGGTTTTTGGCCTCAACCAGTTCGGCGCCAACGCGCGCGCGGGCTACGCACGGAACTCCGGGGTCGAGCGCAACGGCGTTCAGCTAACGCCCGAACGGGGGCTCACCTACGGCGACGCGAACGGCGTGTGGAAGCGTTCGTGGACGGAGCAGTGGAGCTCGGATGTGGGGGCCGGGCTCTTTTTGGCCAAGGCCGACGGACAAGACGTGATCGGGGGACCGGGAGGGCGTGTGCAAGGGCAGTACCGTGATCCCGATCTCATCACCGTGACGGCCAGCGCAGAGCGCAGGGTGCAGGCGAACGTTTATCTGGGTGACGCCCTCGTAACGGAAGGCGTGAATCTGCAGCTACAAAGAAGTATCGGAAAGTTCCAAGAGTGGTCGTTGACGCTCTTCGGCGGCTACCAACGCTCGCGCGCCGTTTCGGAGGACAGCTTGTACGGCAACCTTGCCGTGCTTTATGCCCGTGCGGGCCTTGCCTACGATAACCAAGGCTCGTTCCGCTGGTCGATCGATTACCTGCTCTCCGACCAGAGCATCGATCGCAACACGCCGGAGGCGATGGCCGCGGTGAGCTTCTCGCGTAACATCCTCTCGGCCACGCTCGTGTATCGATGGCCTGCGCCCCGTTCCGTTCGCGGGGTGCCCCCTTGAAGTGACTGAGGCCTCGTCCTACGCTTCCCCTCATGTGGATGGGTATGTTGGTGAGTGGGAAGGGGAGATCTCGGGCGGCGTGGGCCATGGCCTTGTCGTTGGGGATGACGGTGTGGACAGCGTGCGGTGGCGGCGACGAAGACCCTGCGCCCCGGGATGGCTCGGCGGTCAACCCCGACGGGAGCCCCGGCGATGCTAGCAACCTGCCCGGGACGGGAGGCTTGGCGGGCGGTGCAGACGGCGCGCCTGATGGTCTCGGTCTGCCTGACACGGGTGGGGTCGCACTTGATGGAGGGGGCGTTGGGGGCGGAGGGGGCAACGTCGTCAACACCTGCCAGGGCACGGGGCTGGCGATCAGCAATCAACCGGGCGCTTCGCGGGCTCCCGCCCTTTCTTGGGACGGCACACAGTACGCGGTGGTTTGGGGTGATGCCCGCGCCGATGCGCCGGGTGTTTATTTGGCCCGGTTGACGGCGGCCGGAGTCCCCGTGGGTGGCAGCGTCCCCCTTCTGGTGGGCGCGGGCAGCGTGCTGACCAAAAATGCGGAGATCGCCGCCTTGCCAGCAGGGGGCTTCGTCATCGTGTGGGAGGATTGTGAGGCGCCGACCAACGATCCCAACATGCCGTGCGCGGCTTGGAGCGTGAAGAGCCGCACGCTCGACGCCAGCTATGCCCCACAAGGGGCCGTGGCGAACACCTTGAGCGCAGGTAAAGCGGTGGAGCGACGGCCGTACGTGCACACGGCGCTCGGTCGCACGTTCGTGACGTACCGGGACGCCCAGCCGATGGGCGGACTCACGCTCGAGGTGGTGCACGTGGCGGTGCTCGATGCCGCGGGTGCCGAAGCCACCACACCCGCACCGGTGGTGCTCAGCAATCCCGGAAGAAACACGGCCTTCCCGTATCTGAGCGGGAACGACAGCGCCCTGGCCCTTGCGTACGTGGTGGGCGGCGCCTCGGCCGACGTGAAAGTGGCGCTTTACGATGCCAACCTGACGAACACAGCCGATGTCTTCGTCCGGCAGGGTATGCCCGGCGACGCCACGAACGTGCAGGCGGCCTGGGCCGGTGACGCCTGGGTTTTGGCCTGGGAAGACCGGCGCAGCGGAACCGAGGTGGTGTGGGCCGCCCAGGTCTCGGGTGATGGCGCCACCGTGAGCCCCGCAGTGGCGTTGTCAAATGGCAACAGCAACTGGCCGTCTGTTGCATCGGACGGTATGAATGCCGTGGTCTTGTTTTACAACTTTCCAGACGGGGCGCAGGTGGTCAGGCAGTCACTCGACGCCAACGGTGCCCTGGCGGGCCCTGCGCAAGGCATCACCGTGGCGGGCAGCCAGGACGCGCGCTTTCCAGACGTGATCTTCAACGGCACCACGCAAACCTATGCGGTGGTGTACGAAGACCGAAGGTGCGGCGAGGTTGTCTTCCAGCCCCTCTGAAACGCAGGCCGTGCCGGTGCGTCTCGCGAGGCCGCGGGGGCGCGTGTGGTGGATTCGTCTGCTGCTCGCGCTCACGGTGCTGAACGTTGTCGCGCTGTCTTTCGTGGGGCTTTTCGTGTCGCGGTTTTCAGACGCGCACTGGCTGGGTACCGTGCTTTCCTTCGCACCGAAGTGGCCCTGGCTGTTGCCCACGGTGGGGTTGTTGGTCGTCTGGTCGTTGTCGGCTTGGTTTGCCCCCCGACGCTTGCTCTTCGTGGGGGGATCGGGGCTCTTGCTCTCGGGCGCTTTGTGGCTGTTCGCGGTGGCTGGCTTCGTGGTGCCTTTTGGGGGCGGAGGCCGCGGACCCCGGGTCCGCATTCTCACGTACAACCTCGGCGCGAAGCCTCCTATCCCCTCGGCGTCTATCGTGCGGATGCTGGACCAAGAGCGCGTGTTCGCGGCCACTTTCCAGGAGTGCACGCTTCCTTTCGAGGACCCTGCCTGGCAGGGGTGGTTCACGCAAAAGGCCTTCAGCCAGTGTTTCGTGGCGCGCAAGGCGCCTTTTGCGGTCAACGTGCGCGATCCGAAGAACTTCTGGGACGTGGGGGGCAGCGGCCTGATGAGCCGCTTCGACTTGGATACGCCCGCGGGACCTCTTGGCCTGGTCAACGTTCACCTCGAAACGCCGCGGGACGGGTTCGAGGCCCTGTACACCAAGCGTCGGGCGGGCATCCCCGACCTCGAGGCGGTCAACCGTGCACGCCGGACCGAGGCGCTCACGGTGCGAGACTGGATAGGCCCGCAAACGGACCGGGTGGTGATTGCGGGAGATTTCAACGCCACGGCACGCAGTGACATCTTGCGGGAGGCCTTCGCTGGCTTTACCAATGCATTTTCCGCGGTGGGGTTCGGCTTTGGCAGCAGCAAGCACACACGCTGGCATGCCGTGCGTATCGATCACGTTCTTGTGGGGCCCGCGCTTGCCCCCGTGGATGTCGAAGTGCTCGCCTCCCTCGGGGGAGACCATCGGCCTTTGCTGGTCGAGCTGTCTGCCGCGAAGTAGGGCTCTCGGCCGTTTGCAACTTACGAAGGCCTCGCCACGAAGTGCCGCACGAACCAACCGCTGTGCGGATAGCTATCTTCGAGCGGGTACGTGGTGTAGCCGACCGCGAAGAACGCTGCCTCCAGCGCGCGTACTTTGGCCTTGGCGTCTTCATCCGTGGCCGCATCGACCTCGACGAGCCAGGTGCAGCGCTTCGCCTCGCGCAGGCGCGCCGCTCCTGCCAGAACCGCGGCCTCGGCGCCCTCCACGTCGAGTTTGACGAAATCCGGGGCCTGCCAGCCGTACTCGTACACGAGCGCGTCGAGCGTCGTGGTGGTCACCGTGAGCGCGTCTGTGGCGTCGGGAGGCCGCCCGAAGCGGGTGAGCATCGCGCCCCCGGCATGTTCCGCCAGGGCGAGCACAGCCTGCCCCGGCGTGTCCGAGAGCGCGGCCTCCACCACCTTGACGTTCCCAAAACCGTTCGCCCGGGCGCTGTCACGCAGGCGTTGGGCGTTGGCCGGCACGGGCTCGAATGCAAACACGGCGCCTCCCGCACCCACGAGGCGCGCGGCCAACAGGCTGAGAAAGCCCATGTTGGCGCCGATGTCGTAAACCACCTGGTCGTGCCGCAAGAGCTCCGTGAACGCGTCCTGCACAGCTCTTTCGTTGTGACCTGCGCTGTAGCCGGGGTCGCTTGGACCCGGCTTGATGAAGAGACCCTGCGCGGGCCCGGCCCCGATGCGCACCAGACGGTCTGCCGAAGCCGCCCACCGGGCGAGCCCCGGCACCTGGGCCGCGTGAGCCCGCA belongs to Myxococcales bacterium and includes:
- a CDS encoding PIG-L family deacetylase; translation: MSLRVVKPTLRKHAERLAVKIARNLPGRPALRSLLLARWQRRLVPFDLHELAQTTLVVAPHPDDETLGCGGTIALKRRHGARVVVVVLTDGARSHTRTTPAAEMKRRRGHECEDATSTLGVPARDVIQLDFPDGALWSHRAEASRRLGAVIADLAPTQIFLPHADEPPVDHRAAHDVGLAALTSAQLARSPAVFAYPVWLWWQWPWVSLSADEATGHEILLASWRSRLGTTWLRTFDRAVLTDEVLEVKRAALGAYVSQMTQPAGAHDWPTLGAVSDGTFLQCFFERCEPFATLSPGASGKPWGALAASASIVL
- a CDS encoding endonuclease/exonuclease/phosphatase family protein, with translation MPVRLARPRGRVWWIRLLLALTVLNVVALSFVGLFVSRFSDAHWLGTVLSFAPKWPWLLPTVGLLVVWSLSAWFAPRRLLFVGGSGLLLSGALWLFAVAGFVVPFGGGGRGPRVRILTYNLGAKPPIPSASIVRMLDQERVFAATFQECTLPFEDPAWQGWFTQKAFSQCFVARKAPFAVNVRDPKNFWDVGGSGLMSRFDLDTPAGPLGLVNVHLETPRDGFEALYTKRRAGIPDLEAVNRARRTEALTVRDWIGPQTDRVVIAGDFNATARSDILREAFAGFTNAFSAVGFGFGSSKHTRWHAVRIDHVLVGPALAPVDVEVLASLGGDHRPLLVELSAAK
- a CDS encoding methyltransferase domain-containing protein, which translates into the protein MKLTAPVICPACEAGPLRVFCEMPDVPVFCNVLWDSEAKAKAAPRGDIVLGFCAGCGHVYNTAFDPRRVAYSPHYENSLHFSPHFQSYAEALAHRLVETYDVHEKDVIEIGCGKGEFLALLCRAGGNRGLGFDASFDPARLGPAPEGLEVIRDHYSRAHRDRLADLIVCRHVLEHIDEPLPFTNWVREAAGLRSGSAVYFEVPNVLFTLEDLGIWDLIYEHCSYFSPHSLARLFRRCGFSLARLYTAYGDQFLCVEARAEGPDLVATLPGPELAALSGLVDGFARHHAAKIAAWRSALAAWHSEGKRVALWGTGSKGVTFINVIPEARQLAAIIDLNPNKHGRHVPGTGHVVTSPTAHAAGSLDTVLVMNPVYEAEIRSQLRALGHQVDVRVV
- a CDS encoding SDR family oxidoreductase; the protein is MKVLVTGHRGYIGTTLVPMLEKAGHEVVGLDNYLFEDCLLDTPPPDVPALKMDVRDVPLEKLVGFDCVMHLAGISNDPLGDLNPACTYDINHRASVRLAALSKEAGVPRYIFSSSCSNYGAAGDHMLDEQAAFNPVTPYGESKVKVEVDVAKLADERFSPTFLRNATAYGISAKLRGDLVVNNLTAYAYTTGKVFLKSDGTPWRPLVHIEDISRAFLAVLEAPREKIHNEAFNVGRTEENYRIRDVGDIVQEVVPNSKVTYAADASPDKRNYRVNCDKIRRVLPGFNPVWTVRKGVEECLEAYRAHGITEETFFTSRFLRIKRVKELQDAGKLDADLRFKGDLS
- a CDS encoding methyltransferase domain-containing protein, which produces MNSQSQAPFFCQACGEPEPEIFFEVDDVPVHSTLLMDSREEAQRYPQGSLKLGFCRTCGFVQNVVFDASVHEYSTKCEESQGFSPRFNAFLRALTLRLIETYDVRNKKVVEIGCGKGDFLELICALGHNSGIGIDPGIIPERQQHSEAWERIRFIQDFYSEAYGELTGEFMACRHTLEHIQPVKAFVNIVRRAIDKHPDTIVFFEIPDVERVLSEVAFWDIYYEHCSYFSLGSLGRLFRACGFKVLNLQKDFEDQYLVIEARPIATPEAAPQLFPGEDDLKQLAATVDRFKTIARDTLARWKRQIGGYAKEGKRVVIWGSSSKGVSFLTTLGLGDEIGYVVDINPFRQGKFMPGTGHEIVPPAKMAEYKPDVVLVMNPIYCEEIAASLSDMGLSPQIVPA
- the rfbF gene encoding glucose-1-phosphate cytidylyltransferase, encoding MKVAILAGGLGSRLSEETVVKPKPMVEIGGIPILMHIMNHYARYGHKEFLVALGYKGEYIKRFMTEYATLSTNLTVNLSSGEVTTHGRCQHDWKVHLIDTGLPTLTGGRIKRLASLIGNETFMLTWGDGVSDVNLEALLAYHRKHGKLATVTVVRPPARYGHMVMEGGRVVEFTEKPQLGEGWINGAFFVLEPGVMEYISGDDVMFERQPMERLAADGQLMAYQHDGFWQCMDTLREKHLLETLWNEGRAPWKTWQE
- a CDS encoding alkaline phosphatase family protein; its protein translation is MQARKVLLLEFNEINWMVVDRLLEQRGASAFPNFVRLRREGAWAAPVAQEVSPHLDPWITWVSVHTGVPREVHGATVLEQDGATINARRIWDYAVEAGRSVGIFGSIGAYPPRPVPGFVVPGPFAPGNETFPAFLEPVQALNRRYTQVHNKTGEEGGLVDMARQGLELFGLGLRPKTCAQAAWQLARERTKPHSKWKRVSLQPLVNFDFFSQLYRRYRPEFATWHTNHAAHYMHHYWRAWDDSQFLTKSSPEEKERYGEAVEYGYRVCDELLGRFLELIDDDTVMVLASSMGQKPFVTERYKSGKVVVRLKHTETFLRRIGAEGVTEIVPTMIPQVNVRVPDPERRERCKMLVTQVERIVGGKVEPAINFAEAADILTLTPRGLTEVPDQVTVRLPTPEGHVQEVPLEEVFACDTPTPKQGMHDPRGLLVFFGRGIKPGLHLPDTTNLDIAPTLLELMGVPVPQIMTGRVLREAWESRAAATAAA
- a CDS encoding class I SAM-dependent methyltransferase → MTMQPSGLHASATEDAAFARFTKPPEGFRCRSCGSERVGVFLDLGLMPPSDALRRPDQLDQPENKYPLDTAICHDCALVQITQTVPPEELFSKDYVYYSSFSDALLAHSRKNVEALIASRALGPQSLVIELASNDGYLLQFYQKRGIPVQGIDPAEGQAKTANERGIPTLCDFFGEALGKSLRAQGRVADVVHANNVLAHVADTNGFVAGLAHILKDDGVGVLEFPYLRDLVQKCEFDTIYHEHLCYFSVTALIPLFRRHGLYLNEVKHVDIHGGSLRVYVGKQESPGPSVEAFLTREQHEGLDRPSHFADFAGRVREVKETLLTLVKRLKGEGKRLAAYGAAAKGTILLNYVGLGTDLIAFVVDRNVHKHGRYMPGVHVPIKPVETLLQEQPDYTLILPWNFKDEILGQQAEYRARGGKFIVPIPSPVIV
- a CDS encoding FkbM family methyltransferase — translated: MLTLLAKGVRAGRARVRAHAAQVPGLARWAASADRLVRIGAGPAQGLFIKPGPSDPGYSAGHNERAVQDAFTELLRHDQVVYDIGANMGFLSLLAARLVGAGGAVFAFEPVPANAQRLRDSARANGFGNVKVVEAALSDTPGQAVLALAEHAGGAMLTRFGRPPDATDALTVTTTTLDALVYEYGWQAPDFVKLDVEGAEAAVLAGAARLREAKRCTWLVEVDAATDEDAKAKVRALEAAFFAVGYTTYPLEDSYPHSGWFVRHFVARPS